One Papaver somniferum cultivar HN1 chromosome 10, ASM357369v1, whole genome shotgun sequence genomic window carries:
- the LOC113319525 gene encoding electron transfer flavoprotein subunit beta, mitochondrial-like isoform X1 yields the protein MKIMVAVKRVIDYAVKIRVKSDKTGVEMNNIKMSMNPFCEIALEEALRIKESGLASEVIAVSMGSNQCVDTLRTGLAMGADRAIHVDTTSTLYPLSVAKILKALIDIEKPGLLILGKQVSRKAIDDDCNQTGQMVAGLLKWPQGTFASKVVVDKEKQVARVDREVDGGLETLCLDLPAVITTDLRLNQPRYATLPNIMKAKSKVIKKVTPAELNVEIKSDLELVQVTEPPKRKGGVIVSSVDELINKLKNEAHVV from the exons ATGAAGATCATGGTAGCTGTTAAACGAGTAATTGATTATGCAGTAAAGATCAGAGTTAAATCAGACAAG ACTGGTGTTGAAATGAATAACATAAAGATGTCAATGAACCCATTTTGTGAAATTGCTTTAGAAGAAGCATTGAGGATAAAAGAATCAGGATTAGCATCAGAAGTAATTGCTGTTAGTATGGGTTCAAATCAGTGTGTTGATACACTTAGAACTGGACTTGCTATGGGTGCTGATAGAGCTATTCATGTTGATACTACTTCTACACTGTATCCTCTCTCTGTTGCAAAGATTCTTAAAGCTTTAATTGATATTGAGAAACCTGGTTTGCTTATTCTTGGGAAACAGGTTAGTCGAAAG GCTATTGATGATGACTGCAATCAAACAGGACAGATGGTGGCTGGATTGCTTAAGTGGCCCCAAGGAACATTTGCTTCCAAG GTTGTAGTGGACAAAGAGAAACAAGTAGCTAGAGTTGACAGGGAGGTTGATGGTGGTCTTGAAACTTTGTGCCTGGATCTCCCAGCAGTTATCAC CACGGATTTAAGGTTGAACCAACCAAGATATGCTACGCTCCCTAACATTATGAAAGCTAAATCAAAAGTTATAAAGAAGGTCACTCCTGCTGAGCTGAATGTGGAAATCAAATCTGATTTAGAACTTGTTCAAGTCACGGAGCCTCCCAAGAGAAAAGGTGGTGTGATTGTTTCCTCTGTGGATGAGCTCATCAACAAACTAAAGAACGAAGCTCATGTCGTTTAG
- the LOC113319525 gene encoding electron transfer flavoprotein subunit beta, mitochondrial-like isoform X2, with protein MKIMVAVKRVIDYAVKIRVKSDKTGVEMNNIKMSMNPFCEIALEEALRIKESGLASEVIAVSMGSNQCVDTLRTGLAMGADRAIHVDTTSTLYPLSVAKILKALIDIEKPGLLILGKQAIDDDCNQTGQMVAGLLKWPQGTFASKVVVDKEKQVARVDREVDGGLETLCLDLPAVITTDLRLNQPRYATLPNIMKAKSKVIKKVTPAELNVEIKSDLELVQVTEPPKRKGGVIVSSVDELINKLKNEAHVV; from the exons ATGAAGATCATGGTAGCTGTTAAACGAGTAATTGATTATGCAGTAAAGATCAGAGTTAAATCAGACAAG ACTGGTGTTGAAATGAATAACATAAAGATGTCAATGAACCCATTTTGTGAAATTGCTTTAGAAGAAGCATTGAGGATAAAAGAATCAGGATTAGCATCAGAAGTAATTGCTGTTAGTATGGGTTCAAATCAGTGTGTTGATACACTTAGAACTGGACTTGCTATGGGTGCTGATAGAGCTATTCATGTTGATACTACTTCTACACTGTATCCTCTCTCTGTTGCAAAGATTCTTAAAGCTTTAATTGATATTGAGAAACCTGGTTTGCTTATTCTTGGGAAACAG GCTATTGATGATGACTGCAATCAAACAGGACAGATGGTGGCTGGATTGCTTAAGTGGCCCCAAGGAACATTTGCTTCCAAG GTTGTAGTGGACAAAGAGAAACAAGTAGCTAGAGTTGACAGGGAGGTTGATGGTGGTCTTGAAACTTTGTGCCTGGATCTCCCAGCAGTTATCAC CACGGATTTAAGGTTGAACCAACCAAGATATGCTACGCTCCCTAACATTATGAAAGCTAAATCAAAAGTTATAAAGAAGGTCACTCCTGCTGAGCTGAATGTGGAAATCAAATCTGATTTAGAACTTGTTCAAGTCACGGAGCCTCCCAAGAGAAAAGGTGGTGTGATTGTTTCCTCTGTGGATGAGCTCATCAACAAACTAAAGAACGAAGCTCATGTCGTTTAG